In one Nicotiana tomentosiformis chromosome 6, ASM39032v3, whole genome shotgun sequence genomic region, the following are encoded:
- the LOC104114948 gene encoding dihydroflavonol 4-reductase isoform X1: MEEEKLKSYCVTGGSGFIGSWLVRSLLQMGCKVHATVRHLVLTFSEKSSHLLKLPGASERLRLFKADLREEGSFDEAVKGCSGLFHVAAPMEFGVQATQNVDSYVQGNFIEPAIQGTLNVLKSCLKSNSVKKVVFTSSISTVTARDSYGNWTPLVDESCKIPVQHVKHTKPSGWVYVLAKVLTEEAAFQFAKENGIDLVSIITPTVAGPFLTSTVPSSIQVLLSPITGDPELLAILTAVNSRMGSIALAHIEDICFAHIFLMEKAKTEGRYMCCARSWAMSEIIDHLIKEYPNPALERIARGGHDLVIPSEISSKKLRDLGFSFKYDIDDIIRDTISSCTDHCFLPSIQKGIGSPPVHRPSSSCGAHLIL, from the exons ATGGAGGAGGAGAAGCTGAAGAGTTATTGTGTAACAGGAGGCAGTGGCTTCATAGGTTCATGGTTGGTTAGGTCTCTCCTTCAAATGGGTTGCAAGGTCCATGCTACTGTGCGCCATCTAG TCTTGACCTTTTCAGAGAAATCATCACATTTGTTGAAGCTGCCGGGGGCGAGTGAGCGGCTAAGATTGTTCAAAGCTGATTTAAGAGAAGAAGGGAGCTTCGATGAAGCAGTGAAAGGTTGCAGTGGCCTATTCCATGTTGCTGCACCCATGGAATTCGGGGTACAAGCCACACAAAATGTTG ACAGCTATGTTCAAGGAAATTTCATAGAGCCAGCAATCCAGGGCACCTTGAATGTTCTGAAATCTTGCTTGAAATCTAACTCTGTAAAAAAAGTCGTTTTCACATCATCAATCAGTACAGTGACTGCCAGAGACAGCTATGGAAACTGGACACCTCTTGTGGATGAATCTTGCAAGATACCTGTCCAACATGTTAAGCACACAAAACCTAGTGGTTGG GTTTATGTACTAGCAAAGGTTTTAACAGAGGAGGCAGCATTCCAATTTGCAAAGGAAAATGGCATTGATTTGGTTTCAATAATAACACCAACTGTAGCTGGTCCATTCCTCACTTCTACAGTTCCTTCAAGCATTCAAGTTCTCTTGTCACCAATAACAG GTGATCCAGAATTGTTAGCTATACTCACTGCTGTGAACTCAAGAATGGGATCAATTGCATTAGCTCATATTGAGGATATATGCTTTGCTCACATATTTCTCATGGAGAAGGCGAAAACAGAAGGACGATATATGTGCTGTGCTCGGAGTTGGGCTATGTCTGAAATTATTGATCACCTCATAAAAGAGTATCCTAATCCTGCTTTAGAGAG GATAGCAAGAGGAGGACATGATTTGGTGATCCCTTCCGAGATATCTTCAAAGAAATTGAGAGATCTGGGATTTTCTTTCAAGTATGATATCGACGATATCATTAGAGATACAATTAGTAGCTGTACGGATCATTGCTTCTTACCTTCTATTCAAAA
- the LOC104114948 gene encoding dihydroflavonol 4-reductase isoform X2 encodes MEEEKLKSYCVTGGSGFIGSWLVRSLLQMGCKVHATVRHLEKSSHLLKLPGASERLRLFKADLREEGSFDEAVKGCSGLFHVAAPMEFGVQATQNVDSYVQGNFIEPAIQGTLNVLKSCLKSNSVKKVVFTSSISTVTARDSYGNWTPLVDESCKIPVQHVKHTKPSGWVYVLAKVLTEEAAFQFAKENGIDLVSIITPTVAGPFLTSTVPSSIQVLLSPITGDPELLAILTAVNSRMGSIALAHIEDICFAHIFLMEKAKTEGRYMCCARSWAMSEIIDHLIKEYPNPALERIARGGHDLVIPSEISSKKLRDLGFSFKYDIDDIIRDTISSCTDHCFLPSIQKGIGSPPVHRPSSSCGAHLIL; translated from the exons ATGGAGGAGGAGAAGCTGAAGAGTTATTGTGTAACAGGAGGCAGTGGCTTCATAGGTTCATGGTTGGTTAGGTCTCTCCTTCAAATGGGTTGCAAGGTCCATGCTACTGTGCGCCATCTAG AGAAATCATCACATTTGTTGAAGCTGCCGGGGGCGAGTGAGCGGCTAAGATTGTTCAAAGCTGATTTAAGAGAAGAAGGGAGCTTCGATGAAGCAGTGAAAGGTTGCAGTGGCCTATTCCATGTTGCTGCACCCATGGAATTCGGGGTACAAGCCACACAAAATGTTG ACAGCTATGTTCAAGGAAATTTCATAGAGCCAGCAATCCAGGGCACCTTGAATGTTCTGAAATCTTGCTTGAAATCTAACTCTGTAAAAAAAGTCGTTTTCACATCATCAATCAGTACAGTGACTGCCAGAGACAGCTATGGAAACTGGACACCTCTTGTGGATGAATCTTGCAAGATACCTGTCCAACATGTTAAGCACACAAAACCTAGTGGTTGG GTTTATGTACTAGCAAAGGTTTTAACAGAGGAGGCAGCATTCCAATTTGCAAAGGAAAATGGCATTGATTTGGTTTCAATAATAACACCAACTGTAGCTGGTCCATTCCTCACTTCTACAGTTCCTTCAAGCATTCAAGTTCTCTTGTCACCAATAACAG GTGATCCAGAATTGTTAGCTATACTCACTGCTGTGAACTCAAGAATGGGATCAATTGCATTAGCTCATATTGAGGATATATGCTTTGCTCACATATTTCTCATGGAGAAGGCGAAAACAGAAGGACGATATATGTGCTGTGCTCGGAGTTGGGCTATGTCTGAAATTATTGATCACCTCATAAAAGAGTATCCTAATCCTGCTTTAGAGAG GATAGCAAGAGGAGGACATGATTTGGTGATCCCTTCCGAGATATCTTCAAAGAAATTGAGAGATCTGGGATTTTCTTTCAAGTATGATATCGACGATATCATTAGAGATACAATTAGTAGCTGTACGGATCATTGCTTCTTACCTTCTATTCAAAA